TCAGGAACTCCACGATGCGATTGTAAACCAAAAAGACTTCCAAAAAGATGGCGTCTTTGATACGGAATATTACCAGCGACTCCTAGCGGCCAACCGGATGAAACCTCATCAATATGAGGAACAACGGCGGAATGAATTGCTGGCAGAAAAAGCGAGACTCCTTGTCTCTGAAGCCACAACACTCACTCCGACAGAAATGAAAGAAGTCAAAGAACTCGCTGACCGACAAACGCTTGATGGGGCCGAGCCTGACCTCACCGCCCTAGAACAGATTCGCCTTCAATTCCTCATGCAAAAGAAACAACGAGCCATGCAGGCCTTCCAGACGGCTCTTCGAGCCCGTGGAGATGTTACGATTCACGAGGAACTGCTGTAAGAAAAAGTCTCCGGCCTTCTCCTGACAATCTCATCTGTATGGAGTCCCCCACTGAGCCACCCTTGGAAGCTATCCGTAGGCACAGACTCCTCCTTCATATTTTCATAACCTGAGACCTTTGTCCTACGTAAAATAGTCTTTGCAGAGAAAAGACTTCCGGATTTTTCTCTATTTCTGCCAACGCCATTATTCAAGAATAAGCATGGCATCCCCATAGCTATAGAACCGGTAGCGTTCACACACTGCATGGACATAGGCATTCCTGACCTCCTCTAATCCCGCAAATGCTGCAACTAACATCAAGAGAGTCGTTTCGGGAAAATGAAAATTAGTGAGGAGCCCATCAAGGACCCGGAACTTGAATCCCGGCAGGATAAAGAGGCGGGTCTCTCCTGAACGGGGCCTGAGCTCGCCGGTGTCATCGAGAGCTGACTCAAGACTACGTGCCACGGTCGTCCCGACAGCGACAATTCTCCCGCCTTGCTTCCGAACCTCACGAATCCTCTTAGCGGTCTCCTCGGACACCTCGAACCATTCCGGATGCATGATGTGCCGTGTGATGTCCGTTGTCTTGACCGGCTGAAAAGTTCCAGGTCCAACATGCAGGGTAACCGTGACCGTCCCGATCCCTTTTTCTTCCAATTGCGTGATCAATTGTGGCGTAAAATGCAATCCGGCGGTAGGCGCGGCAATAGCCCCATCCACTTTGGCAAAGACGGTTTGATAATCCTCTTGATCGCGTGCAACGGGTTGGCGTTTCAAGTACGGAGGAAGGGGGATTTCTCCATGGGACAGTAACCATGTCCGCAATGCACCCGGGCCAAGCCAATGAATCACCGTTCGACCAGGCTCTTTTTCCACTACCTGCGCACGGGCTGATCCCTCGCATTCCACAATCTGTCCGACTCCAACTTTCCCCTGAATGAGAACTTCCGCGTGGTCTTCACCAATTTCTTTAACAAACAGCAATTCCACCCGGCCCCCGCTTGGGACCTTCTTCGCCCAGAGGCGAGCCGGAATGACTTTGGTATTGTTCACCACGAGCAAATCCCCAGGTCGTAATATATTGGGGAGGTCTTTGACCTGCCGGTCGATAATATCTCCAGTCGATCGGGTCAGCACCAATAATCTGGCATGATCACGTGGATGAACCGGATATTTGGCAACCAGAGCGTGGTCAAAAGGAAAGTTGAATTGGGAAAGATCCATGACCCGGCAAGAAAAGAAAGTAAAAGAATTAGTCGGTAGCAGTGAGGAGCACACGGTCAATAGGAAGAAGTATCGTGTGGGGGTAATAATGTCGGATAATCGATTGGTAGTCATACCCTAACTCGGCCATCTCGCGCATACCCCACTGACACATTCCCACGGCATGCCCCGCTCCATGACCCACCACGACCACTTCCTGACCCAATGATTCGATGGAAAATTGGGTGCTGAAAATTTTTGAGTATCCAACCACTCGTCGCAAGTCCTGCCCACGTAGAATAATTTCTCCACGGGAATGAAGCAGGCGCGCACGATCAACACGACCCGAAGGCGTAAAGGTATAGGGCGTAAAGGTCGCGATTTTACCAACGTCATACCCTTCTTTCAGCAGTTGCTGCTCAAGAAAATCGAACGTAAATGATGTACGCCAATCATATCGTGGGGCCTGCTCGTCAAACGGGCAATCGACACCTTTGAGATAGGGAAGATCCAATGCCCACACATACAACGCATCCTCAGTAGGACCAGCCGCCGTCGACGAATAGGCCGCAAAGATGGGGCGATTTTCATACGTCACCACTTGGCCCCTGGTGGCTGCAACAGCCTGCAGCACAGATTCAGCTTGTACGGAATGGCCATGATAGACTTGATCCTGCACACCGGCGACCACATCGAAGGCTTGCAATTGGTTTTCAACTTTTTTGTACAACACATAGGTTCTGGCAGCAACGGCTTGAGCTTTCAGGGCTTCTAGAGGCCACTTAGCCCCGACTTCACCCGAGACCACCCCTGCGACATATGATTCAAGATCAACCCAATTAACTAAGGTTAATCCGGATGGGTCCGATCGAATTTCAAGCGGGCCGCGAACCACCCATTCTGGCCGTAAATCCTGGAGCGCAGCCTTTTCGTTTTTGGTCTCCACTCCTACCTGATAGATGCCTGTGGATCCCTCAAC
The Nitrospiraceae bacterium DNA segment above includes these coding regions:
- the queA gene encoding tRNA preQ1(34) S-adenosylmethionine ribosyltransferase-isomerase QueA; this encodes MDLSQFNFPFDHALVAKYPVHPRDHARLLVLTRSTGDIIDRQVKDLPNILRPGDLLVVNNTKVIPARLWAKKVPSGGRVELLFVKEIGEDHAEVLIQGKVGVGQIVECEGSARAQVVEKEPGRTVIHWLGPGALRTWLLSHGEIPLPPYLKRQPVARDQEDYQTVFAKVDGAIAAPTAGLHFTPQLITQLEEKGIGTVTVTLHVGPGTFQPVKTTDITRHIMHPEWFEVSEETAKRIREVRKQGGRIVAVGTTVARSLESALDDTGELRPRSGETRLFILPGFKFRVLDGLLTNFHFPETTLLMLVAAFAGLEEVRNAYVHAVCERYRFYSYGDAMLILE
- a CDS encoding SpoIID/LytB domain-containing protein; protein product: MACVAHRLGLGLLLVSWVILDSPVIWADEPAIRVGLAQAARVLSIQSADSFSLLLSSGKRFHVSGRVTIRRQGAGLLLNERVVSESSLRVEGSTGIYQVGVETKNEKAALQDLRPEWVVRGPLEIRSDPSGLTLVNWVDLESYVAGVVSGEVGAKWPLEALKAQAVAARTYVLYKKVENQLQAFDVVAGVQDQVYHGHSVQAESVLQAVAATRGQVVTYENRPIFAAYSSTAAGPTEDALYVWALDLPYLKGVDCPFDEQAPRYDWRTSFTFDFLEQQLLKEGYDVGKIATFTPYTFTPSGRVDRARLLHSRGEIILRGQDLRRVVGYSKIFSTQFSIESLGQEVVVVGHGAGHAVGMCQWGMREMAELGYDYQSIIRHYYPHTILLPIDRVLLTATD
- a CDS encoding SurA N-terminal domain-containing protein, producing MIRIIREGSAKYPWILKLLILGIAVTFVIGMGWYGYESTQGNAVATVGPYKVTKDEYLRTKQGYFRFYRDQLKQEDVKEETIKQLALEGLITTKSWQLLADEMNLAVSAQELHDAIVNQKDFQKDGVFDTEYYQRLLAANRMKPHQYEEQRRNELLAEKARLLVSEATTLTPTEMKEVKELADRQTLDGAEPDLTALEQIRLQFLMQKKQRAMQAFQTALRARGDVTIHEELL